A single region of the Coregonus clupeaformis isolate EN_2021a chromosome 16, ASM2061545v1, whole genome shotgun sequence genome encodes:
- the LOC121585111 gene encoding fatty acid-binding protein, liver-type — protein MSFSGKYQLETHENFEPFMNAIGLTDELIQKGKDIKSISEIEETGDHFKVTVTTGTKVLTNCFTIGQEAELETLTGEKVKSMVMREGNKLKVSLKGIESVTELADANTIVNTMTVAGITYKRISKRI, from the exons ATGTCTTTCTCAGGGAAATACCAGCTGGAGACACATGAGAACTTTGAGCCTTTCATGAATGCTATTG GTCTCACTGATGAGCTTATTCAGAAGGGCAAAGACATCAAGAGCATCTCTGAGATTGAGGAGACTGGGGACCACTTCAAGGTGACTGTCACCACGGGGACAAAGGTCCTCACCAACTGCTTCACCATTGGCCAGGAGGCAGAGCTCGAGACTCTGACCGGGGAGAAAGTCAAG TCTATGGTGATGAGAGAAGGTAACAAGCTGAAGGTCTCCCTGAAGGGGATCGAATCGGTCACAGAACTGGCAGATGCAAACACCATCGTCAAC ACCATGACTGTAGCTGGCATCACATACAAGAGGATCAGCAAACGAATTTGA